One Malaclemys terrapin pileata isolate rMalTer1 chromosome 7, rMalTer1.hap1, whole genome shotgun sequence genomic region harbors:
- the TMEM273 gene encoding transmembrane protein 273 isoform X1, with protein sequence MIFLTSWIPVLTTFLLLLYFWRAKVSASGTSEEEAIDPKYVIIGVTLGVFLAIGFLALKICMIKRQLTDNDFVDSDNRVDKRSHVESAAIRYVLQKGPG encoded by the exons ATGATCTTCCTGACAAGCTGGATTCCTGTCCTAACTACGTTTCTGCTTCTCTTAT ATTTCTGGAGAGCAAAGGTCTCTGCCTCTGGAACATCTGAGGAGGAGGCAATAG ACCCCAAGTATGTTATCATAGGAGTTACCCTGGGAGTCTTCCTAGCAATTGGTTTTTTAGCACTAAAGATCTGCATGATCAAAAGGCAATTGACTGACAATGACTTTGTAG ATTCAGACAACAGAGTGGATAAAAG GTCACACGTGGAATCCGCTGCGATAAGGTATGTTCTACAGAAGGGGccaggttag
- the TMEM273 gene encoding transmembrane protein 273 isoform X2 — MIFLTSWIPVLTTFLLLLYFWRAKVSASGTSEEEAIDPKYVIIGVTLGVFLAIGFLALKICMIKRQLTDNDFVDSDNRVDKRSHVESAAIREEVNL, encoded by the exons ATGATCTTCCTGACAAGCTGGATTCCTGTCCTAACTACGTTTCTGCTTCTCTTAT ATTTCTGGAGAGCAAAGGTCTCTGCCTCTGGAACATCTGAGGAGGAGGCAATAG ACCCCAAGTATGTTATCATAGGAGTTACCCTGGGAGTCTTCCTAGCAATTGGTTTTTTAGCACTAAAGATCTGCATGATCAAAAGGCAATTGACTGACAATGACTTTGTAG ATTCAGACAACAGAGTGGATAAAAG GTCACACGTGGAATCCGCTGCGATAAG agaAGAAGTCAATTTATAA